A stretch of Aedes aegypti strain LVP_AGWG chromosome 2, AaegL5.0 Primary Assembly, whole genome shotgun sequence DNA encodes these proteins:
- the LOC5563936 gene encoding uncharacterized protein LOC5563936 yields the protein MKVILVLVGAVCLLGGTHAQSSTLSTTVTSTINISKTTLAAAIQQLNTTINTADESVNTAWTQFTQNMASLYTLYLNRFQNYTTFDLTPLNRTICDLQMTLSPPQPIQDWSTNQIFSDVQASALQVETALNTAVQTMSNSCAPSCANPTKVATCTTKFGPRLTTAPITIDRLTDCVTAELARYSDIGSKMAAQYSNVLTSAMNYLKVVDVCDTPAPEVLNNPSPMYASPSTQCMTQYLQRVSNMPINVYTVDSMRYPQTYLIQNRVQRCAKLVELDIKDRITKVLESFQNCL from the exons ATGAAGGTTATCCTCGTTCTCGTAGGCGCCGTCTGCCTTTTGGGTGGAACTCACGCTCAATCTTCTACCCTCAGCACCACCGTTACAAGTACCATCAACATATCCAAAACGACCCTGGCTGCAGCAATTCAACAGTTAAACACCACGATTAACACAGCTGATGAGTCCGTAAATACGGCATGGACCCAGTTCACCCAAAATATGGCATCTCTGTACACATTGTACCTCAACCGCTTCCAGAACTATACCACATTCGATCTGACCCCACTCAATCGAACGATTTGCGACCTGCAGATGACTTTGAGCCCTCCACAGCCAATTCAAGATTGGTCCACCAATCAGATCTTCTCCGATGTGCAAGCAAGCGCTCTGCAGGTCGAGACTGCTCTTAATACAGCCGTTCAGACCATGAGCAACTCATGTGCACCTTCCTGTGCCAACCCCACCAAGGTCGCCACCTGTACCACCAAATTCGGTCCAAGGTTGACAACTGCTCCGATCACTATCGATCGCCTGACTGATTGTGTTACTGCTGAATTGGCCCGCTACTCCGATATCGGTTCCAAAATGGCTGCGCAGTACAGCAACGTGCTGACCAGTGCTATGAACTATCTGAAGGTGGTTGACGTCTGCGATACTCCGGCACCGGAAGTTCTGAACAACCCGTCCCCAATGTATGCCTCACCATCTACGCAATGTATGACTCAA TATCTGCAGAGAGTCAGCAACATGCCAATCAACGTCTACACGGTCGACAGCATGCGCTATCCCCAGACGTACTTGATTCAAAACCGAGTCCAGCGTTGCGCCAAGCTGGTTGAGTTGGACATCAAGGATCGGATCACCAAGGtgctggaaagcttccagaACTGCCTGTAA
- the LOC5563938 gene encoding uncharacterized protein LOC5563938 gives MKYLFVFVCLAGVLQAQANTLSTAVTSAINTSKASLATAIQQMNSTINTADQSVLVAHGQFVQSIVTAYQSYYDRFKNYSTIDLSALNTTIANFPSNISPPQPLQDWSASQIFTDVQTSAQQIEAALAAAVANITNSVTPCANPKVTACTNTYGPKLSADPITIDRVTDCINAELTRYADIGARMIAQYASVLTSTKNYLMIVDVCDIPAAEVVNNPPINRAPSMQCLTQYLQKISNMYIQYYYVDNVRYPQTYLVQQRVQRCARLVEYDIKDRISGVLNSFYSCL, from the exons ATGAAGTATCTTTTCGTTTTTGTCTGCCTGGCAGGCGTATTACAGGCTCAGGCAAACACACTCAGCACAGCCGTAACAAGTGCCATCAACACCTCCAAGGCGTCCCTAGCGACAGCTATTCAACAGATGAACAGCACGATCAACACCGCCGATCAGTCGGTTCTAGTCGCACATGGCCAGTTTGTTCAATCCATAGTAACGGCGTACCAGTCGTACTACGATCGCTTCAAGAACTACTCCACTATCGATCTTAGCGCCCTCAATACGACCATCGCCAATTTCCCAAGTAACATCAGTCCTCCTCAACCACTGCAAGATTGGTCTGCCTCCCAGATATTCACCGACGTTCAAACGAGTGCTCAACAGATCGAAGCTGCCCTAGCAGCGGCTGTCGCCAATATAACCAACTCTGTGACCCCCTGTGCCAACCCCAAAGTGACCGCCTGCACCAACACGTATGGACCTAAGCTGTCCGCTGATCCGATCACCATCGATCGCGTTACGGATTGCATCAATGCTGAACTAACCCGTTACGCCGATATCGGTGCCAGAATGATTGCCCAATACGCCAGCGTGCTGACCAGCACCAAGAACTACCTCATGATTGTGGATGTCTGCGATATTCCGGCAGCGGAAGTGGTCAATAATCCCCCGATCAATCGTGCGCCATCTATGCAATGTTTGACACAG TACCTCCAGAAAATCAGCAACATGTACATCCAGTACTACTATGTCGACAACGTACGTTATCCTCAGACGTATTTGGTGCAACAACGGGTGCAGCGTTGTGCAAGGCTTGTTGAGTACGATATCAAGGATCGCATCAGCGGCGTGTTGAACAGCTTCTACAGCTGTCTGTGA
- the LOC5563939 gene encoding uncharacterized protein LOC5563939, with protein MKFFLALVGAFCLFGSLNAQSSTLSTTVNSAISISKTTLTAAIQQLNNTINTADQSVHTSWTQFIQSMVTLYTSYYNRFQNYTTIDLTSLNNTINNMHMMMMENQPIQDWSIGQIFTEVQTSALQVETALNTAVQTMSNSCAPPCANPTKVATCTTKFGPKLTTAPITMDRLTDCLTAELARYSDIGVMMAAQYPKILTSAVNYLKVVDVCDTPVPEVLNNPSQMYGSPSIQCLSTFMQRVSNMPYNYYISDNMRYPQTYLVQQRVMRCAKLAELDIKDRITKVVESFQNCL; from the exons ATGAAGTTCTTCCTCGCTCTCGTTGGAGCATTCTGCCTTTTTGGCAGCCTAAATGCCCAGTCTTCTACTCTGAGCACAACCGTGAACAGCGCCATCAGCATCTCCAAGACTACTCTAACGGCAGCAATTCAACAGTTGAACAACACGATTAACACAGCCGATCAGTCCGTCCATACATCATGGACTCAATTCATCCAAAGCATGGTAACTCTGTACACGTCGTACTACAACCGATTCCAGAACTACACCACAATCGATCTGACCAGTCTCAATAACACCATCAACAATATGCATATGATGATGATGGAAAATCAGCCAATACAAGATTGGTCTATCGGTCAAATTTTCACCGAAGTGCAAACAAGCGCTCTGCAGGTCGAGACTGCTCTTAATACAGCCGTCCAAACTATGAGCAACTCCTGTGCACCTCCATGTGCCAACCCGACCAAGGTTGCTACCTGTACCACCAAATTCGGACCTAAGTTGACAACTGCTCCGATCACTATGGACCGTTTGACTGACTGTCTCACTGCTGAATTGGCCCGCTACTCCGATATTGGCGTAATGATGGCTGCGCAATACCCAAAAATATTGACCAGTGCTGTGAACTACCTCAAGGTGGTGGACGTCTGTGATACCCCTGTACCGGAAGTTCTGAACAATCCGTCCCAAATGTATGGCTCGCCGTCTATTCAGTGTCTCTCGACT TTCATGCAGAGAGTCAGCAACATGCCGTACAATTACTACATTTCTGACAACATGCGTTATCCCCAGACGTACTTGGTGCAACAACGGGTAATGCGCTGTGCCAAGCTGGCTGAGTTGGACATcaaggatcgcatcaccaaGGTGGTGGAAAGCTTCCAGAACTGCCTGTAA